agtatttgcttcaggttgggggggctgtctgtaggcaaggactggcctgtctcccaggatttgtgagagtgctgggtcatccttcaggataggttgtagatccttgataatgcattggaggggttttagttggggactgaaggtgacggctagtggcgttctgttattttctttgttaggcctgtcctgtagtaggtgacttctgggaactcttctggctctcagtctgtttcttcacttccgcaggtgggtattgtagttgtaagaatgcttgatagagatcttgtaggtgttttgtctctgtctgaggggttggagaaaatgcagttgtatcacagagcttggctgtagacaatggatcatgtgatgtggtcagggtgaaagctggaggcatgtaggtaggaataatggtcagtaggtttccggtatagggtggtggttatgtgaccatcgtttattaacactgtagtgtccaggaagtggatctcttgtgtggactggaccaggctgaggttgatggtgggatggaaatttttgaaatcaaggtggaattcctcaagagcttcttttccatgggtccagatgatgatgtcatcagtatagcgcaagtagagtaggggcgttaggggacgagagctgaggaagcgttgttctaagtcagccataaaaatgttggcatactgtggggccatgcaggtacccatagcagtgctgctgatttgaaggtatatgtatatatatatatatatatatttttgtctaCACTGTAAAGGTGACTCTGATGAAGACAAGTTCGGTGTCATCTGTTGATTAGCTTGGCTGCTACTGTAGCAGTGTAACAATTATAGGAAGCATGCAGATtcccttcgggggggggggggggacattagGTCAAGAATGGTTTGTGATCATCTGTGCAAGTAGTTTGCCCAGTACTTTGGGAAGTGGAATAAAAGGGGGACCCAATGTTGACAATAAACCAGGTCACCTTACTAGTGGACTTAAGTACTTGGCTTGTCACAAGATAGTGTTTCCAGAGAGCTAGCTATGTGTAGGCAAAGCTGCTGTGATTGTGTCCTCTTAGTTTAAAACTTAAGctgttaaataaaaattattctgGTATTGAATTGGGTCCTAGTTTCTTCATGTAACCGAAAACTGGGTTTCCCAAGGTAGTCTTCAGCATAAAACTGAAGCAGATCATACCCACTGGTTCCACCCTAGTGAATTCCATTGGCTTTATGGATGCAGTGAAGTAGAGAACATGACTAAATGTCTGAATCGCATGTCGGGGTAGTTATTGGTGGCCAGGTAGGTTAATGTGGTCTCTGAACCAGTATTTTAGTGCTCTGTTGCCTTATAGCTTCCCAGGTTATCTAAAGTGTAATGCTGGTTCCTTCAAAAACTGAATTGGTTTCTTTGATCCCTTAACATCAAGAATTGTTAAAATGGCACATCTTGTACATGGCCACAAATAGGAATAAATGAGTTTTATATTATACAATTTAATTATAATTAGTGTCACTGTATTTCTAAGGACTACAAATTCATGTGACATGGCTACCTTGAAATCCAGGCTGTAGCAACACAACTAAATCCAATTTGTACAGATGACCGTCTCTGCACTCTACAATACAGCAAATTGCATAGCAGAATTTCCTTGTGGATAATGTTCAGCCAACAGTAAAATGGTACATGTTCTGTTCGTCTCTCAGTTTTATCTGTAGCATACAAGTTGGGCTGCTTTTGTCAGCCATCTGGCTAAATTTCTGAATTATAATATACTAAAGGAACACAGCAGTCTTTTAAAATACCTTAAGGTGGCTTGATCTAGAGCTAAGCAAACCTAGTGAGCTTTTAATTGCATTCATTTAAATGTTGTGTGGGATTGTACCCTTTGAGTCTTGTGCTCAAATTTAAGCCAGATGGTTTAAGTGAAATTCAGGTAACGCCTCAGTCTTGGTACAAAATATAAATCTGCTTCCCAGACTCCTTGCAGTGGTGTTGGCTCAAAACTAGCCCACTTTCACAAATGTAGATGGTGTTTCACTAGAGGAGTCTCACAGCTCTAGCTATATCTGCTGCACATGTAAGCTGCTTAAATAGAAAGAGTGGTTCCATCCTTTGCTGAACTTATAGAAGACTTGGCTGTTGGTGCAGGAACATGAAGAAAATTGTTTTCCTGGTGGAGTCTAAATGATTGTGCAGTTTTTAACATacaacaggaaaacaaacaaaaggtaggGCTTTGATAGTTATGGGCATAAGTCACCTGCTTTGCATCAAAACCTACTGCTTTGGTGGTATTTAAGGGTAAAAGTTCTAAAATGTAGGATGGAAGAACTGGACAGACTTGACTGATTGCAGTTAAAATGGCATTTTCAGAAACAGTTGACTGGAAACAAATGTTTGTATATAAGGAGAAGCTGTGTTTCTATCTGATTAGAATGATAACAAGTCTAATAAAAGAGACCCTCATGCATCAAACATACCAGAACACCAGCAGTCGGAAGCACCTGCTTCACTAGTTAGAGCAAGTATTTGATTAGAGCTCAGCACACTCTCTCCCTCCTTCACTCTTGCCTTACTTGCATGCCCAGtttctttttaatgtaaacttaaaaaaaaaaaaatctagactcaagtatttcttttgtttggctTTGGGCCAGCTAGTACAACAAATCTGCTGCTACAACTTGGTGGGTAATTCCTACATGAGAACTTGTTCTATTGCTGAAAAAGTAATAAGGTTACTGTAATAGCTTTTGGGTTGGTGTGGGAGACCCTTTTTTGGACTCATGCTAGTGTATTAAAAATTCACTGATTCTAAAGAAAGTCTTGGTATGCAACACTGGCCATTAGGATTGAGCCACCAGAATATCCAGTCTGGAAACGGAGTATGACCTTCAAAAACAAGATTAGAGCACACTTGCAAAAATAAAACTTGGTGTTGAATCTCTTCTCTACAGGAAGAATTTAAGTCTGAATTGAAATCTGCTGGTGATAAGCTTGTAGTTGTTGACTTCTCAGCCAAATGGTGTGGACCATGCAACATTATCAAACCTTTTTATCATGTAAGTAACAATTCCAAACTCAATACTCTGCTAGTTTTTACAGCTGAGACTTGACTAGTGCAAGGATATCCTACTATAAAACTAGGTCACTATAGATGTCTGAACTGTCTTATGTTAGTTGATACTCATGGGGGAAGACTTGCGAGAAAACCTCAATTGTGATCTACGTGTGACTAACCAAAACAATGATATTTCTAACATTGTCCAAACAATTCTTCACCACTCTCTTTAAAGCATTCTCCCTCCAAAAGAGTGAAATGCTCTTCACCACTTATTGTGGGGATCATAACAAACTGACAAGGTCaagaaaattgaaataaaattcaTAGTCTCTGGTGCCATAAAAGACAGCCTTGTCAAATGATTTTGAAGTCTAAATCTCAAATAACATTCTAACAATCAAAATGACAGAATAGGCTGAAGTGATATTAACACTTATGACCCAAACTAGAAAAGTAAAGAACTGTAACCCTGCATGCTAACTCTGAATAGCCATCAGTGAAAACTAATCATGATTCATTAGTGTAAAATGTGGCTGTAAACTATTACAAATGTGTAGCTGGGAAATTGTACTAATATCCTGGTACAGTAGatcctcagagttatgaacacttccagaatggaggttgttcataatctgatcaaaacattatggtggttcttttaaaagtttaaaaaagaacatttacttaatacagcattgaaactttactatgcagaagaaaaatgctgctttcccttttttagtAGCTTAACATCGTACGgtactgtttgcttttttgtgtctgctgctgcctgatagcatacttctggttccaaatgaggtgcttgactggtcagtttgtaactgagGCTTTACTGTATCTGCTTACTTTATCAAGAGTAAACCTTTTTGATGAATGAACATACTTCACCTGTGACTCTCCAAAGTCTCAGCTCTATTAAAACTTTGTTCTAATTCTCTTGAGGAATTGAGTCAAACTTCCACAAATCATCAATTTTCTTCAGTCAAAAGAGAAACATTACAATCTTTAAAGCTATTAAAAAGGAATACATGTTTGAGATTCATTTCAAGGAAGAGAGTGCATGTATCACTCTGTAAATCTTACTCTTCAGCTGACTTGCAACTTGCTTAATGGTTTTAAAACTTAGGCACATGCAAATATAATCATCCTAGAGACAAATCTGTCACATGACCTTGTGGTTGAGGGAAATGCCCTAATTTCCTAATAAAAGATCTCAGTAAAAAGCATTTGAAACTAAAACGTACTGCTAAAAATCTTAATGACTTCTATTGTACATGTAAGTGAACTCTTGATGCTCCAGCTAGTGACATCATTGCTCTATGGCAAATGAAACTTTTTTACTTTTTAGTAAAAGATACTAACTGGTAAGACTTGTTTTTCCCCAAATGAGGCTCTTATAGAAGACTATCCTAGAGCACTCTTAAACAAGGTTTATGTGAAATAAAAACTGcaattttaacaattttttttgttttaaaactttagagtcttTGTGAGAGGTTCCCAGACATAGTGTTTCTTGAGGTTGATGTGGATGATGCTCAGGTAAGGTCCTCAAACAGTATTACTTGTTGGTGCACTGTGGCAGAATTGGCAGTAAAGGTTAACTTTGCCATACAATCTAATACTGGGAAACCTTGTCTCCTAAAACTTGAGGTGGACTTTGCTCTCAAAATGGGTCAGTCCCTGCAACAGTAGTTACCTAGAGCAAGAAACTAGGGATTAATTGTTATTTCTAAAGGGGGTATTTTAGTCCCCCTGTTGGAGAAATGTTGAATTACTATCATGTACTTTAATTCCTAGCAAACACTAATTGACAAGAGATCGGTCTGATTGCTAAAGTGATCTTGATCCTGTACTCCTTGCATATCCAAAGCTCCTGTTGTCCTCAGTGTATGTGAATAACAAACTTGATAAACATTCAGACTAGACTAAAATATCAATTTTAAAGTCTCAATGTTAATAGGGAGATTTCTCTAATATTTGGAATCAAGCCATATTAAAGTGTAAACTTGAGTTCGTTTTCAGTTCTTCTAATGAAGCTGAGATCCTTTCAGGAGacttcttatgttcctaaaagctcatggtttcagggtttcagctggctATAACAGTCAGTTAGGGATTCTCTTGCACTCTTACACCTCCTCTATTGTATTCTGGGTTTTTAatatccttcctctgaagcattgggGTGACCATTGCTGCAGATGAGACATTAGATGGTGAGggacagggctctgaggtggtaTCACTGTGCAGTCTCTGGTGCCTGGctagctggttcttgctcacatgcttaggGTGTAACTGATTGCCATgtgtggagttgggaaggaattttccaccaggTCAAATTAGCTGTGACCCggatgggatgggaggggaagggggttgttTTCCTTTGCAGCATGTGGATGCAGGTCAGTTGCCAGAATTACCTGGGTATATTGCACAGTCACTGCCATGCTATTGTGGGGGCCTTGGGCACAGGTGCACCTTGATCCTTGCTTTTGTTGCTTGTGGCACATAAGTCTAGTCTCTTGTGGGTTGTAATACTTCGGTcaaatttcagttgttgggtgtATTGTGCAGGGGATGGCCTAcaacatacaggaggtcagacaaggtgATCTGATAATCCCTTTTGGCCTTTAATTCTGATAACTGCTCAAAGCTTCCACTTGGCCCTTATATAAGTGATACAACATTTGTTGCCTTCTGAAGTACTTACGCTGTAGGCTTGTCTGTGTATTGGAAGTATTGCTAGCTTGCCCGCAGATCTTGTTTAGAACCTGCGGTAATCTTGCACTCAGCTCCCATAGTTTCCTAATATTATAGAGGGGAAAACTACCTACTTATGTATTTCCTTTCACAGTAGGAGCACAGGATGACATCTTGAATAGCATAGGCACTGCTCTCTGCAGGGGGTGTAGCTGATCTAAATTTCACTccccctctctttccccttctcctcctccccaaatcTTTCAGTTAGATAACCTAAACAACCTTTGATTAGATATCTGATCTCTTACAGCTGATGCATCTCACCTGAAGCTATTCTGTGCTAGTGATAAAATCTTCTTGAGTGGTGATAAACAGCAGGAATGCTACTCATTGCTTAAAAGTACTTGTCCTTTTGTAATGAATGACAAATACTTCTAATTGGAATATCTTCATGAGCCTTTCTGATACAGGTTCAGAACAGGTTGGAACAGGTGGAAGTAACATCAGACTGCAAACCTGGCTGACTAGTAGAGGCTTGTTTAACAAACTCATTAGGCAGACATTCAGCTGTAAAATTACCTTACAAATAAGGCATGATATGGAAGAAAGTTAGCTTTCTCTAGTATTGTGCTACTTTCTGCAGGAGTAGTCTGTCTTGTTTCTGTCTAAACAAATCCAGCAAAGAGGATGAAACCGCTGCTAGTTGTAAATCCAAAACAGGAAGACTATAGTATATTCACATAACTGACTGGTCTTAAACTGACCAGAGTAGCAAATAATTACTTGGTTTCCTTTCATTTTCTGTAATCTGTTAACTAACCAGAAATTAGATTTGTATGTTTAATTTGCCAAGCTAAAATTgcagtgaaactttttttttttaggacatTGCTTCAGAGTGTTCAGTCAAGTGCATGCCAACATTCCAATTTTACAAGCAGGGCAAAAAGGTAGGTTTTCAACATTCTTAGTGAAACGGTGTATAGGGGTGGGGAGGATGCTGAAACAGTAAATATGAATTAAAATAACTACATGTATGGGGTCAGAAAAAACATGCTAATGAGATTTAACTCAGAGCTGCTGGAGGTTTTATTCTAGGGAAAAATAGGACACTGGGGCAAGTGACCCCACACAATAGTTAGCCAATTCCTGACTCTGGAGAAGTGGCACCTTGTGAAGATCTCTCAATAGCTTGCATCTCAGTTTACCTCCTGAGCAATATAGTTCACTTACACTCTCTCACTTAGAGCACAGTTGGCTTTAGAGTAGCCTCAGAAACAAGGAAGTTCATATTGGCACCCAAAGAGCAGGATAATGCCTAGCCTACAGCAATAGGTCACTAATGTTAGAAACTACTTCTAAATGATCTAACTGCATGTAGCAAGTTCTGGCAACACTCTAGGTTTGTATTCCATGTAAATCCTAATGTGAAGTTATGACCCAGACTTTGAGCTTCTCTCTTCAGAACCTAATATGTCTGAAACCTGCTTTATGCACCTATCCCAGCTGAAGGCCATCTGGACTTAATTTTAATTACTAGTCCTATCTTTTTGGACCCATAGCTAAATTCATTGCTTGTTTCAAAAAACAAGCAAACTAATCTATTTATATAGATGTGTTTATTCTTCAGCTATATAGAAAGGCTAAAGTAACAAATTCAATACTTCTGCACAATAACAAAATTGTAATTTCTGTAAATTATGGCAGAGCTGATGCTTAAGTCTAAACTCCAGGCGCTATAATAAAGAGAACTTGGGCAAGACTTCTCATGCTTTCTCTCAACCTAGAGGTGAGCTTCTGGTTGGAATATCTGATTTAGTAACCTCATTTGGCTGGCTGTTCTCCAAAAGCACTTAGTTATGAAATAATTGGATGGATGGCTGTGCTCTGATATAAAACAGGTCCTTCATACTGACTGACATCTTCATTGTGGGCTAGTGTATAACCAGACTTGCAGGCACATTGCTCAAATTTCCTTCATTTTAGGAAGGGTGTTCCGGGGGTGGGAGCTGTGGCTTTCAAAAACTAAATttgcccatcagaaaatatgCCTCAAATGTTAGGTGGATTGAGTAGGTGGTTACTatgtccagtgtagacaagattCTTATCTTCTAGAATCTCTAGTAACTTTGTCTTTAAAACTAAATATATCCTTTTGTTGCTGAGTTTGTGCCTTGTTCACAAATCTAACTCAGCTGGAGAACATGTTTTCAAAGTGTTACTTATCTAAAGTTAATTCATCTGGATGTGAAGTGGTGTCAACCCCTTAGTGCAGTAGGTGAAAAGACATGGTCTTGCATCCAGAGTTTAACTGAATAGTTTGACTTCTTGTGGATAATATGCAAGATTTTGGTAAGAAAAGTTTAATTCTATACAACTTAATATTTTGAGAGCCAAGATTGGCCTGGGATGTGTAGCTGGTTCATATGAAATCTGTAAAACTGTGTGTGTAAGACTGGAGAATATATTAGGGTCTGGCCCAAAGTGTGTAAAATACTTTGGGATGCAGAGCTGCAGAATACAAAATCTGGAAAGCAAAACAATACTTCAGACCTCCAGTGCTGGCCACCTATTATAGTATGGGACTAAAATTGCCAATATCTTTCCAAGGATTATAAAACTGTTTGGGCTAAAATCACTGTTTTTAAATGGCTATACTTAAAACAAATTCTTGTTACAGGTGCACGAATTCTCTGGGGCAAACAAAGTGACGCTGGAAGAAAGTATTACCAAGCTACGCTGATCGAACACTGAACAGTTAATGTTGACTGTTTACATATAGCCTGTAACTTTTTCTACTTATGGAAACTAATCAAGGTAGCTAAATATGTATCCAAAAATTGTCACTTCAGACTGTAAATGAGTACAATAAAATGTAAATTCTTCACTTACAGAGACTGCTGTCCAGTGTGTGAAACTAGGCAGCTTGCATAATATATAGCTGTATTGCTTCTGGGGATGGATGGCTAGGTGGTAATGTGGTGGTCTACTGGATCAAATGCTAGATATTAAGTTAATCCCTCTGAAGTACTCCCCTAAAACTAGATGGCTATTCTCACTAGTATTGACCTGCTTTGTATAGCAGGAGATCGCTAATTTCCAGCAA
The sequence above is a segment of the Natator depressus isolate rNatDep1 chromosome 5, rNatDep2.hap1, whole genome shotgun sequence genome. Coding sequences within it:
- the LOC141987071 gene encoding thioredoxin-like, with product MVKAVENLEEFKSELKSAGDKLVVVDFSAKWCGPCNIIKPFYHSLCERFPDIVFLEVDVDDAQDIASECSVKCMPTFQFYKQGKKVHEFSGANKVTLEESITKLR